Below is a window of Musa acuminata AAA Group cultivar baxijiao chromosome BXJ3-11, Cavendish_Baxijiao_AAA, whole genome shotgun sequence DNA.
CTCCTCGGAGTTGGTGTTGGATTTGCCAATCAGGTTTGCTCTACTTTCTTTTTCATACAATTTTTCATTCTAGAGTTTCTCTTCTCTTCAGTTTCCGTCTCAATTTCCCTATTAACTTCCAATTTCTCCTGGAAGATGTATCTTTTGTTAAACTCACTTTCCGTGTCATATGTTTGCCACTATTATTCATCCTGTAGGCAGTTCCTCTATTCTTGTCGGAGATCGCACCAGTTCACGTCCGTGGAGCCTTAAACATCCTCTTCCAACTTGACGTGACCATCGGGATCTTTGTGGCGAACATTGTAAACTACTTGGTGTCCAATATCCACCCCTGGGGGTGGAGACTTGCGCTTGGCTTGGCTGGAGTGCCGGCGATGATGCTTTGCTTGGGCTCCATGGTGATTGCGGAGACCCCGACGAGCCTCATCGAGCGTGAGATGCTTATGGAAGGCTTGGCCATGTTGAAGAAGATCCGGGGGACCGACAATGTCGATGCAGAGTACGAGGAAATACTACACGCCTGCGAGATGGCACGACAGGTGAAGCAACCTTTCAAGAATCTCATGAAGAGAAGTAGCCGACCGCAATTGGTTATTGCCATCGTGATGCAAGTCTTCCAGCAGTTCACTGGGATCAACGCCATCATGTTCTATGCACCAGTCCTCTTTCAGACCATCGGATTTAAGAATGATGCTTCACTTCTTTCTGCGGTCATCACGGGGATCGTCAATGTTCTGTCTACCGTCGTATCAGTGGTCTTAGTGGACAAAGTCGGGAGGAGATTCCTGCTTCTTGAAGCTTGTGGCCAGATGTTGATCACACAGGTTAGGGACACAAGCCATGGgcatattaaacatgtaattatagAGTACGAGGAATCGTTTGAAATATGAGATTCTAACTCTAGTGGGGGGTGATTTGCATGCAGGTGGCTATTGGAGGCATTTTGCTTGTGAATTTGAAAGCAACCAATGAGCTGGGACACGGAGtggcagtttgggtggtggtgctCGTGTGCCTATTCGTTTCGAGCTTTGCTTGGTCTTGGGGTCCACTTGGCTGGTTGATTCCTAGTGAAACTTTCCCCCTGGCGACGAGGACCGCCGGCTATGCCTTTGCCGTCAGCTCAAACATGCTTTTCACTTTTGTCATTGCCCAAGCTTTCCTATCTATGATGTGTCATCTACGTGCcgggatcttcttcttctttggtgcatgGATTGTGGTGATGGGTCTGTTCGTCATCTTCTTATTGCCCGAGACCAAGAACGTGCCGATCGATGAAATGACCGAGAAGGTTTGGAAGCAACATTGGTTCTGGAAGAGATTCATGGATGAGGAAGAAGACAAAAAACACTCTGTCTAAGACTCGATGATTTGTGTTTACCTTGAGGATGTCGAGGCTAACCTCGTCAACATGATCTTTATGTCGAGTTCattatttaatacttttatcGATATATAATCTTCACTTTTGAATAGTAATATTGTAAGAATATGAGGTTATCATTTTGTTTTGTCTTCGTGTTATGCTAatatatataactaaataaaatataattataaaattaaaattaataaaactattattttgaatagatttgatcataaaacaacataaccaaaaataattttcgagttcattatttaatatttttatcaatatataATCTTCCCTTTTGAATATTGATATCCTAAGAATATGAGactattattttgttttatcttTGTGTTATGCTAATATTTGtaactaaataaaatataattataaaattaatattaattaaaatattattttgagtaGATTTGATCATAACACAACATAACAATTTTTGAGATAGAATGAAAGAGATAGAATTTCATTGGCGCCCACAATTTGCTAGAAATTCTAGGGGCATTTGTTTCAACATTAtgtaaatcaaaatattataaatatttgatcACATCTTTCCACAATTTTGAGAATCTTACAACCCAATTCGAGATTCTGAGTTACCAAATTGCCGTGTTTGGTACATAAATTTTACAAGAAAAGCTATAGCATTAGTTCTTAAATAATTGAAGATGTGAGAAAAAAAgtggtagtttgcatataattgagGAATCAGTAAGATTGATATAACACAAAGCTATAGCATTATTTTAAATAGGTTAAGAACTTAATTTAAGTTTCTTATTTTGGAAAGATGATGGAATAACAAACTATAAGCTAATGTGAATACTCAAAATTTATATCCAAAAAGATGATCTTGTTATATATTCAAAGTCATTAGACATCTACAtgtgacatcacatatgcaacggaataatagaaaataaaattctcagatttcctgaaaagatgttcgtcattgtgcgaagattgatgtgcaaaacctgcaaaactgaaaactgcgtatatgaaagattgtgttttacctagtgagatcatatatctctaaatccctacagatttgtaggagagaatgaaggaggtttgtaggagagaatgaaggaggttaCACATCCTCTTTTCTAGTAGCGATCCATACAAtagggctatgacgacgctcctctAATCATTATCCAAAATTACatacctactatctgaggaggagaaggggagaggaaaataggaggtagcaaccaaaaacctctagcctatgagcctttagttccctcttatttatagaggtcccctgtcaactcaaccttaatggatcctaccccattgggtattgaatcttcatccaactacccaagcctcttagattagtggatctctatccaataatctctcattggctcttattggatcttatccataggatctaataattcagtggTTTATTGAATATTTaaaaagataggagcttcggtgaatatctcatatccgaacctctactcgtcgcaatgactaccatatgtgtgaccctctaggcccaatatcgagctactcatgagtcatacctattagaactcattctggctcagtaaattattatctctataataattcactcgactcatcgactacggacgtactaagccactacgtcgtagttcccaaacgatataggagaatccaatccattaaactTGTCTATcattagttaccgtgtatctatagtccatcatctatctaataccccagagatcatatattgggcatggtactgTTAGGCCTATATAGTTTTTACTCGAATTtgttttaatcggattctcctaaagaactctctctctcaatccgaatgaccatagctaaggatttttctgagcaagaacacatgagatatttttttcatgacaccgagagtggatgatcctctatcaacactcaatagtcctcataaggttagctatcactctcgatgactTACTATACTAGATatgaaacttctaaacctataagtctgatatcaaagagtggagtactcatataggacatccttggtatttcaagtctaaggaccagatacaccactaggatgacgaaattaatatttgacaataagacatcatcaaccatccaacattccatgagcggtcaatcaatgaaatcattcttcaatgagcacttgcactatagtcCTAGTGTCCCCAAACGAGCATCTATGAggccagctacctccatcatatagacgggtgtaTAAAACATTATTTTGTCCGGTTattttgatgtccctctcgagtaacctatgactaggattatttaaggtttgtgtttaaaggtgaatcgatctcattatcatgattttatcacgatttgattctcattgcacagatctatggacatcacaatatatatacacatatatgtaataaacaatataaagtgataaaatataaaaatataataagtaaaaataatgCATATCATgtaacacgtgtcatcactcacgtgattggcttgtagggcacctatgactagcaatctcccacttgacctaaagccaatcacctatgtgtcggaTCTCCataagacccctatgacgctcaaagataatttgaggcaatgactttgttagtggatcttcggatgaaactctttccactactacatctcctcgggttgcaATCTCTCTAATCacgtggaacctcctcataatgtgtttagattgttgaatctcgtattttgatgacgaaactaattgataattatttatgatttaatctgcgtgttgagtgatgcaggatgcttcgatcaggatgagacaattaaagcagaaaaaatcatgttaggctggagaaacatgtcagaagattagacgtcgggcagtggattggtcaacgtatcgacaaaaggctttgggccatggatttgggcattggaccaagaagagcggacactatgccaaggatatcggagatgcggagtcaactggccgattgggtaataggccgtaggaaaggacgatgcgccaaagaatcggacgaagcgttaagagactaatgacatgccggacaacttgattaatgcttagtattaattgtctagatcgaagtttcgtttacatgtacaagattaactatgatagcaaggcatgaagcaaaatgaagtcccggagtcaaggacgcgacatcgttggaagttcgagagttcatcggaagtccggacgttcgtcggaagttctggaagaaccagtcgagaagtatcAAAGCTtgacagagaagctcatcgaaacgtgCCAAGAAGATagttgcaagtctaggagtttactgggagttcgccggaacattgctgagagatcatcggaagttcgccggaagatcgctggaagctcaccggaagaatagacttacagacttagtttagcttagaatatatcttaggaatcatagttagcatgtaattaggcttggttttgggccaacccaattaggggccagctagcacccatgtaaggactgtgttgggcccaataagaagcccaaacagtgcccaaataagtctcaccgtcgtggcactatcttcgagactatgtcaggcggtggcatcgccaatctgggaggtggtaccgcccagcactcccccctaggtggtggtaccgccagacctgggcggtggaactgcctaggGTAGTGTTagccaaactgacactaggcggtggtaccgcccagcgcaagcggtggtatcgcccaacgcaagcggtggtaccgcccgtccccgaggaacccaggatgagatgtttttaggctctaagtttgaatcaacttgatgcctataaatacccctctcatccctggttaaaacacataagcacagagagcaaaaaaggaatgaaacactgtagaaatcactttagaatttctctcctccactctaagtttagaattctataagaggagtgtgagtgcttgtaagggttgtctcctaaacccgtgaaaaggagaagaggggtgtaaaaaggagttggtcttcaccttttgaaggaagacctctagtggatgccggtgtcctcgtcggaggaggaagccgaaagtggatgtaggtcacgttgaccgaaccactctaaaattgtcgtgctctttggtttacatttacttcctatcatttacatattgcaaactgaatctttatttGCCTACTACTTTCACTTTATATTCGAATGAgaacgagatttcaagttatcttccgagttcaatttttaagttaagtttccgaaatcggtcttTCGtcggaaataattttttatcgtacaaaagttttAATCGAGATGTTATTTTATTGCTGCACTaagtcaccccccccccccccccctcttagtgtcgaccctgatcctaacaattggtatcagagccatggttttctattttggtttaacacctatataaaaatggctcttttcggctttcaagagggtcactctctcattcgtcatctctttttcaatgggacggactacacttattggaaaactcgaatgagagttttcttgctttcattggatttgaatttatggcatattgtcgaatccggttttaaaaggtcttctcttccaatgaaagattggaatgatttggagaagaggactttttctttaaatgctagagctatgaatgctctattttgtgctttagacaaaaatgagtttaatcgggtttctttgtgcgaaacgactttcgatatttaacacactcttgaaatcacatacgaaggcacaagtagtgtagaagattctaaaataaattttttgatgcacgattttgagatgttttgtatggaaccaagagagactattggagacatatacacccgttttacggatgtcatcaatagtctaaaagctcttggcaaatgtttttcgaattttgaactcgttaacaagattttgtgctcactttctaaaacttgggattcaaaagtaatcgctattcaagaatcaaaaaatttaaatacctttttgatcgaagaactaatagggtctttgatgacctgtgaaatgacatgcaatgcacataaagaactcATGAACAacttccaaaggataggaaggatttcaaacttagaacatttgaagatgactcgagcataagctcaagtgatggtgaactcaaactcactaagaaatttaaaaggttaataaaataaaaattaaagaacaaaattaaaaagaatgcaattaattactttgaatgcaagaagaagaatacaaagtgggatgaatcgagctcctccgaagacgaggagaaaatcaagaaaggcgaagtggcaaactacaccttaacggctttcaacgatgaggtaatcgaaacccccttaacttattttgaaattacatgatgcttttcatgatgcttttttttttttcagcttagaaatattttttcttgaaaattacatatttaaaaatgaaaatacaaaaattatgatcatgctagtaattttgaaaatgataatgaaaactgcatgtttaatgaaaatgtaaaaataaaattggatcatgcttacctttctaatgattttaaaaataatcatgaaaaatatatattttatgacaaacaaacaaaataattttgattgaaaatatgatatcatgcttaatgatgatgcatggcttttgtatggaaaactaaggatgaaaagttgattcacctaaaaagaaaaatgcatgactacaataaaaaaaatgatcttgatggaaaatactttatgaaatcaatttcaatgatgcataataatgaaattatgtaatgaaaatattaaacattttgaaaccatgttttgatgtcatgcataatgatcatgcttaataaatttcaaaattatgcatgatgatttttaagtaatttatggtttttatgacgaaatttatttttcgatcctaaacgattgatgatatatatattttgatttggcataaaaaaaaaagacaaagacatacttgtatgaaacaaactaaatagaggaaacctttctccttgaaaaatttctctattttatcgatttttcaaaaaggagattaatgaatccatttgaattatttttatgaatctcttggattttgatttgatgatttgatgatttaaaattgaataaatttttatccaaatcatgatcttgattccttgatacttataaattaagatttattatgaatcaagatttttcgttAATCGTTCTCTTATGATTctacttaatattttttaaagaagatatttactatatgaatcatgtcttttggtattcaagtgattttacccttcatgacatgatttctttgtaattatggcttgaaatgttttggaataatgcatgcaacactatgatttttcccttagataaaaatgcatgcaacactatgatttttaaaaaaatatgaaaatcaataattatcattttctaaaataatactctagaacgatgatttggaatcatgcatgtaatgatgattttatattttatatatatgattatttggtattttgcatgcaatactttaacttgtgataatgatgcatgcaatgatgaaatattcatgataaaataattattttgacattcatgacttgaattttcatctatgctatttacctttgtcataatttgaaaattgatgtaaagggtcttcccttcttttttacaatgacaaagggggagcaaaacatactagaaagcaaaaaatttgctagctcgcacaattcaagaagaaagcaaaaattacatttctcaaaatagaagaaattgctatcttgaacatcaccaagaattgcatgcttgaaatctcaagaagatgcaaaaatatgctatcttgcacgtcgtaaagaaaagcaaatatgccaacttgtatatctttaaatttgctagattgtatgttgtaaaacttgcatatttcaagaagcaagtgttgttttcttgaacatctctaattcgctaacttgcataatgtagaacttgctatcttgaacagtaaaaagaagtgttatcttacctatctcaagaagcaaaaatgctaaacttatacatctagcaaaatgTACAAACTTGTAgaactctaaatttttgctagcttgcatgatgataaaaaaactgaaaattatgtttatcatgcaatgtgttgaacatgtatttcaaacacaagaatagttggacttctcctttttgttgatgacaaagggggagaagtgttatcatgttatgcatgatgacgtattgcaaatattcaagatgaaatttgcaatgacttgaattcagcttaaattcaaggttctatcaatatgacatattgatagggggagtttgtttaaactccgggagttaaggttaactttgtcatcaattggttgtcatcatcaaaaagggagagattgttgaatctcatattttgatgatgaaaccatttgataattgtttatgatttaatctgcgtgttgagtgatgtaggatgcttcgatcaggatgagataattaaagcagaaaaatcatgttaggccggaggaacatgtcagaagattggacattgggccggtggatcagtcgacgtatcgacagaaggattcAGGTcgtggattcggacatcgggccatgaagagcggacattgcgccaaggatatcggagttgcggagacaattggccaattgggcaaaaggccgtaggagaggacgatgcgccaaaaaatcagatgaagcgtcgagagaccaatgacatgccgaacaacttgattaatgcttagtattaattgtctagattgaagtttgttttacatgtgtaggattaactacgatagcaaggcatgaagcaaaatgaagtcccggagtcaaggatgtgttaggatcaagaggggtgaattagtgtagcggaaaatcttctacgataaaaaaaaacgtgttcgtacgataaaagtgatttcagtaagaaagctgattcgtaaatcactttaacttttgattaagcgagatgcagcaaagatataaatgcagtttgcaattatggttcaaatcagatagtaggcgtaaactgaaatatgatattcgtacgaaaaaattgatttacgtctaaatgctgattcgtaaatcacttgattaagcgagatgcagttaaagcaaggatataaaggcagtttgcagttatgatagaaatcaaaacataagcgcaaactgaaatatgatgatcgtatgataaaactgatttacgtctaaatgccgattcggaaagtgcaaagcttgaagcccaatcgtatatgtgcagaaagcagtaagcttttgaggaggtttgcagtaaaaataatatgctcaaagtaaatgcaaaccgagatttagagtggttcgatcaatcttgacctactccacttttggcttcctccaccgacgtcaactagaggccttccttcaataggcgaaggccaaccacccttttatagtttcacaccttttgacgggcttaggagacaacccttacagaatttcctttcctctcttaacagattagaacttggaagaaaagaggaagaagaactttcaactcatacaacacttttgagctctaaaaatcataaagtaaaatcaaaatttcggtggtttctgggtgccctttcagtgctgaaagggtggggtatttataggccccaacccagtttgaatgtgGAGctaaaaactgtcaattcccggaattccgggatctggcggttgcaccgcctggcagagctcaaagactgagcctctaggcggtgccacctcctgtcaagggtggttgcacctcctgccagagctcaaagaccgagctcaggcggtgccaccgcctgattgaggtggttgcaccgctcagccagagctcggagacccagcccaagcagtgccacctctgtcaggggcggttgcacctcctgccagagctcaaagactgagctcaggcggtgccaccgcctgactaaggcggttgaaccgcctagcagaaatcagggtccgaatgggttgatccattcggcccaatttgggtttttcaggggcccaattgccccaagattaagttaatgggatcacctcccatttttaacttaatcattgtgctaactatgatatttcctaagatatttactgcaacttgcttcggtgcgtcaatcgcttcttccggcgagcttcctgcaaacttccgtcgatcatccgatgaaccctcgatgatgctcctgcggacttccgacaaactcctggacttgcgatgatccatttggcgagttccgacgagcttctttggcaagctcatggacttctcggatttattcccgcagaacctccgatgactgtccgaacttccgttgaactctcgaactcccaatgtgatcattgtcttgactccggcgcaactcctgttgcatatcttactttcatcgta
It encodes the following:
- the LOC135652267 gene encoding sugar transport protein MST4-like gives rise to the protein MLLLPKAFLIQLQSISDHGANQSYLYGQSAGGVTSMDDFLEEFFPAVFERKHKAKEDNYCKFDNQNLQLFTSSLYLAALVASFVASKICTKHGRKLTMQAASIFFLVGVILNAAAVNIAMLIIGRILLGVGVGFANQAVPLFLSEIAPVHVRGALNILFQLDVTIGIFVANIVNYLVSNIHPWGWRLALGLAGVPAMMLCLGSMVIAETPTSLIEREMLMEGLAMLKKIRGTDNVDAEYEEILHACEMARQVKQPFKNLMKRSSRPQLVIAIVMQVFQQFTGINAIMFYAPVLFQTIGFKNDASLLSAVITGIVNVLSTVVSVVLVDKVGRRFLLLEACGQMLITQVAIGGILLVNLKATNELGHGVAVWVVVLVCLFVSSFAWSWGPLGWLIPSETFPLATRTAGYAFAVSSNMLFTFVIAQAFLSMMCHLRAGIFFFFGAWIVVMGLFVIFLLPETKNVPIDEMTEKVWKQHWFWKRFMDEEEDKKHSV